Part of the Carboxydocella sporoproducens DSM 16521 genome is shown below.
TCTGCTGTTGCCATACTCCACCACATAAAGTCTCAGATTATCATCTATAAAAACTGAATTTGGTAGCTCTAATGAATCCGGTTCTCCGGCAACCGTCTTGTCCTCTGCATAGCTAAATCGTTTTACTACAATCCCTTTTTCATCAGTTATCGCTACCATGTTACTTAAGGTTTCACAGGTATACATATAGCCCTTTTTATCAAATGCCAGCCCTCTGGGTATCGCATAGCCCCCTGTCCCATTTTCTTCTTTCCCCAGCAAAACTTTGATGGACTTGCCGTTTTCATCAATCACCTGAATGCGGTTATTGTTGGAGTCGGCAATCCAGATCTGGCCCTGGTCATCAACTTTGATACTCAGAGGATAATAAAACTCTCCCGGGTTTCCGCCCCGTTTGCCAATTTGTTTCAGGACTTTGCCTTCCGGTGACACGATATGAACAGTAGTTTTCGCACCAGTATCAAGAACATAGAATTTTCCATCATGGTAAGCAATGTTTACAGGAGATGTGGCATAATCAGATTTAAAATATCGTTTAAAATTACCATTCAGATCATAAACTACTATCTTCTTCAATGCAGGGTCAACTACATAAATTTCATTATCTACCGCAGTAATACCGATTGGGTCCTCCAGCTTTCCCTGACTGCCACTCTTTCCAAATTCCTTGATAAATTTACCATTATAATCGGTAATTATCACTCGTCCATTATCGGTATCGGTAATATAGATGCGATCATTCACGACCACCAG
Proteins encoded:
- a CDS encoding 6-bladed beta-propeller; its protein translation is MYGPDSKRLNHPYNLVVVNDRIYITDTDNGRVIITDYNGKFIKEFGKSGSQGKLEDPIGITAVDNEIYVVDPALKKIVVYDLNGNFKRYFKSDYATSPVNIAYHDGKFYVLDTGAKTTVHIVSPEGKVLKQIGKRGGNPGEFYYPLSIKVDDQGQIWIADSNNNRIQVIDENGKSIKVLLGKEENGTGGYAIPRGLAFDKKGYMYTCETLSNMVAITDEKGIVVKRFSYAEDKTVAGEPDSLELPNSVFIDDNLRLYVVEYGNSRVVVYDLK